One Rhipicephalus microplus isolate Deutch F79 chromosome 4, USDA_Rmic, whole genome shotgun sequence genomic window carries:
- the LOC142813878 gene encoding uncharacterized protein LOC142813878, whose amino-acid sequence MLRHHESELGQAGRYKESLRAVTVSSAPSTASCHRSHERDEMPSPAITRCLVLLLLLQAALAFPDYKDIRDLYELMGKGEQEGSGHAKERKAGYTPSLRLRFGRRSDPAWSEARIWDAQRTV is encoded by the exons ATGCTGCGGCACCACGAATCTGAGCTCGGCCAGGCTGGAAGATATAAGGAGTCCCTCAGGGCAGTCACCGTGAGCAGTGCCCCATCAACTGCCAGTTGTCACCGAAGCCACGAG AGAGACGAGATGCCGAGCCCTGCCATCACCCGTTGTTTGGTGCTTCTGCTCCTGCTACAAGCAGCGCTTGCCTTTCCAGACTACAAAG ATATTCGGGACTTGTACGAGCTGATGGGCAAAGGCGAGCAGGAAGGTTCCGGCCACGCCAAGGAACGCAAGGCCGGCTATACGCCCAGTCTGCGCTTGAGGTTTGGACGCCGCTCCGATCCGGCTTGGAGCGAAGCGAGGATTTGGGACGCCCAGAGGACTGTatga
- the LOC142814331 gene encoding uncharacterized protein LOC142814331, translating into MVGSCYQFLLFRDRPSIQTMASVCFAMNSIHLVAVLYAAMSADDAIVTLKLNGIESTVTELHIAGGSRFVLYYITIFADLFLIIGIEDNCRLGMLTFIWWNSFRIFLEVLTIVGVGLWKGTSENFTLIMSFLSGLALMLLVQGFFTRRVFHYSSLVRPSTRTHAHGDVVPGSMALVEPGPTPGQAGGKEGGGEEESTDTKTPHRSPESRNESAKREPGVSGGEASPAIRESTPQ; encoded by the exons ATGGTCGGTAGCTGCTATCAGTTCCTGCTCTTCAGAGACCGGCCCAGCATCCAAACGATGGCCAGCGTCTGTTTT GCGATGAACAGTATTCACCTTGTTGCGGTGCTCTACGCGGCCATGAGCGCTGATGACGCCATCGTCACGCTCAAGTTGAACGGCATCGAGTCGACCGTCACGG AGCTTCACATCGCAGGAGGATCGCGCTTTGTTCTTTATTACATAACGATATTCGCCGACTTGTTTCTCATCATCGGCATCGAAGAT AACTGCAGGCTGGGCATGCTGACCTTCATATGGTGGAACTCATTTCGCATCTTCCTCGAAGTCCTCACCATTGTGGGCGTCGGATTATGGAAAGGCACCAGCGAAAAC TTCACCCTCATCATGTCCTTCTTGTCCGGCCTGGCTCTCATGCTCCTCGTTCAG GGCTTCTTCACGCGTCGCGTGTTCCACTACAGCTCGCTGGTTCGTCCTAGCACTCGAACACACGCGCACGGCGACGTGGTGCCCGGCAGCATGGCTCTAGTCGAGCCGGGACCCACTCCTGGCCAGGCGGGGGGCAAGGAGGGCGGCGGCGAGGAGGAGTCCACCGACACCAAGACCCCGCACAGGTCGCCCGAGAGCCGCAACGAAAGCGCCAAGCGAGAGCCCGGCGTCAGCGGAGGCGAGGCCTCGCCCGCTATTCGGGAGAGCACGCCGCAGTAA